Below is a genomic region from Rosa chinensis cultivar Old Blush chromosome 5, RchiOBHm-V2, whole genome shotgun sequence.
ATCTTAGGTTTGTCTCTTTGCAATTATAAGTCATGGAACAATTAATCAATGTTGGTCCGAAACCATATTCTTTTAATCCAATGCTAGGATCCCAAATTACCATATCCGTTATGAAAATTTATGGGAACAAATAAACTGAATCAGTATTTATGGATTGAAAGACGTGAAAATATATTGAGTGGTTCAAATGTGTACAATATCAATTATAAATTAAGACAACTCGACCAATAAAAGTGATTCGGAAAACCACGTGGCTGTTGTCCGGGTGCATACAATAATTTGTTAAAATTAGCATTAATCGAACATGTTAATCTCGTAGTcttatccaaattttttttaaatacagaGCCTGACTTGTTAGATGGTTCATTAATTTAGGATGAGTAATTACTTGAACATGCGTTTGGTGGTTCACAGCTCTCGTATTTTGGGAACATTAAGtgatgaattagatttaaaAATTAAGTTCGTAAGAGAAGCTTTTGCTAATTCCGTAAATTTAACTGAAATTCATTGTAACAGTGTTTTCGATTCTCATTTATTGTTCTTTGGAAACGATAAAAAAAGAGCCCACAAAGTCAAATGGATCTTATCGAAAACAGAAAAATCCTCTACCATTATGGATACCAGAGAATTTGATACATTACCAAACTTGGAAgggtgaaaaagaaggaaagaaagaaaaaaaaaggaaaaaagtttaCTACCAAAAATGGGCCTGATTTATTAGAGGCTCAACCCACGCTACCTACCTAGTAGGCAAGTTCCAACCCAAACCACGCACACAGTTTTTGCACATGCCTAAAATCCAACGGTCTATTTCCCAAGTCTTGGTCTTTCACTCCCACTtcacctctctctttctctctccctattTATATCTTCCACCAAATTTCGGTCTCTCTCCGGAATCTCTTTCGCCTTTTCGGTTTCATTGCATGCATTGTAATTTCCGACCATTGAACCACCCAGATTACACAAACTCTATATCACCATTCAATGGCTGTGAGAAACTAATTCCAGCTGAATTTGTTTTCGGGTTCTTGTTGCGTTTTCAGTGATCATATTTAGGTGAGTGTTGAAACTCCCATTTTGATGATTCTTATGTTGTTGACtgtttcttttagttttttttttttggtcggttTTTTTTGGGACTTGGAATTGAATAAAGATCGGTTCTTTGGAAAACAGAGGGGGGTGTTTTGATCAGTGTTTGTGTAGGTGGGATTGAGTTATGGGGTTTGTGGGATGGGATTGAATGTTGGTTTGGGTTATGGGATTGAATTATGGGGTTTTTAGGATGGGTTTATGCCAGGGAGATGAATTTTGGGTTGACTTAGACTCTTAGAGTCAGTCGGGTCTTTGTTGTTTCGTTGACTTGGAAcaattgtttattttgattttgaaccaATGCTGAAGTGTTTGTATTGAAGCTTTAGTTTTCatggagattttttttctttctgggaaTTGGTGAAAATTTATATCGCTGTTGTATACAAGTGTACTGTTGAATCACAGCTGTGGGGTGCATATGCTATTGTCATTGTTTTGATATAGGGATCAAATATTGTTTTGGTTGTTTAGTCGAAGAGATTGTAGATTGTATACTGATCGCAATCATAGTACTACCTAGCTCAGATTGTGTTCTGTTTTATAGGTATTGAGAATGCAAGTTCTGAGAGTGGAAGAAGGAAGGCCGGGCCAATATAGTGATAAAGACATTGGTTCTGGCAAGAGAGAATTCTCGGAGTTACTGGAGCATGAAAAGGAGGAGCTACTGCAGGACCAATCAGAAGAGGATGAGAAGGACAATGGTCGCTTACAGAGGACCGGAACTAAGAAGAGACGGTTTACTCCAGAAATTGGAGCTTCAAATGGAAAAAGAATTAGAAAAAAGCAACTTGCCTCCAACTATTATGAAGATGCAGATGAGTTAATGGATGAAATGGAGCATGACACAGAAATTGCCTTTATGATCAAGTCAAAAGCACGGAGAAGGGGAAGTCCTGGCCGTGGAAAGATCAACAGGAGTTGCTCAGTGGATTCAGGAGTTAAAGATGAGTCAAAGAATAATACTTCTTATACTTCGTCTTCTTCACCACCGTCTTCTCCGAATTCATCAGTTTCAGTTCTAAGATGGGATCGTAGTAGATGCACTTCAAGACACATAAAGGTATTTACTTATCTAGCTATGCCTCTCCCTACAGTgtgtattatttttttcttcatcttcaaaaaTTTATTTAGGTGCACTGAGAAAGCTTTTGTTTATTACTTAAAGCAGCAGGATAATGGAGATGTTTGTTTTAAGTGTCATCAGTGTATGCAAGAATCAAAAACTATTGTTTCTTGCTCCAAGTGTGAAAACAACTCTTATTGTATCCGTTGTATCAAGGAATGGTATGTATTTAACACAGTCCCTGTCCTCTTTCTGAGTTTGCAATAGTCACTTGACATGTATCATGtggattctttttcttttgtatataggTATCCTCACATGAAGGTACAGGAAGTCAAGGAACTTTGCCCATTTTGCCGCAGAAATTGCAACTGTAATGCTTGCCTCCACTCAACTGGCATGATTAAGGTTTGTTTTGTAGTATTAATCAGAGAATCCTTTCAGCATTGCTCCCTCCAATGATAAATACATTATTCTTTCTATTTCTGAAACTTCAGACACCAAAACGGGACATAAGTGACTATGAAAAGGCTCAGCATTTGGCGCATTTAATTCGCTCCATGCTTCCATTTCTGAAGGAATTTTCTGATGAACAAAAGGAGGAGATACAGATCGAAGCTAATATTCAAGGTATGAAGTTTCATTGGCTTTGGTTTCAGGTCAATCAGGTGTAGGACACAGCTAACACAAACTTTTCTGTCAGGAGAGTCGCTTTCCAACATTATAATAGAACAAACCCTCTGTTACAATGATGAGCGTGTCTATTGGTAAGCGTCTCTTTATTCATTAAAGGAAATGCTATATGATTGTTAACTAACTAGATGTCTGTCTTCATGCTTGGAATAGCAACCACTGTGCAACTTCAATTGTTGATCTTCATCGAAGCTGCCCTAAATGTCTGTATGAACTCTGTCTAAGTTGTTGTAGAGAAATTAGGCAGGGATGCCTTTTAGACCGTGCAGAGGTGAAGTTTCAATATAGGAATATGGGTTGCGAGTACATTCATGGTGGAGATCCATCACCTGAATGTTGTTCCTTAGAAGCTCCAGACAATCATATTGAGCCTTTGACTGGGTGGAATGAGCCTTTGACTGGGTGGAGTGCAAATGATGATAATAGTATTACTTGTGCTCCAAAGGAAATGGGTGGCTGCGGTGAGAGCAACTTGGCTCTGAAGCGAATCCTTCCTTGTGATTGGATTGCAAGTTTAGAAGCAAAAGCCAAAACTGTACTAGACATTTGCGAAACCAAATACTGTACCTTCAAGCATGAATGTGGTGAAAGAAGAATTGATATGTTGCGAAAGGCAGCTTCGAGGGAGGATTCTTGTGACAACTTTTTATATTGTCCAGATTCAAGGGACACTCTGAAAGAAGGAGATCTTTTGCACTTCAGAGAACATTGGATTAATGGTGAACCAGTCATAGTTCAAAATGTACTTGAACAGGCAAATGGTCTGAGCTGGGAGCCAATGGTCATGTGGCGTGCTTTAAGTGAAAATATGGATCCAAATAGTACCTCACAATTTTCAGAGGTCAAGACCATTGATTGCCTGGCTGGCTGTGAGGTTGGTCTACTTATCAGATTTTGTCACTTTTAACCTTCTGTTTCTGATTTAATTAAT
It encodes:
- the LOC112167797 gene encoding lysine-specific demethylase JMJ25 isoform X3, translating into MQVLRVEEGRPGQYSDKDIGSGKREFSELLEHEKEELLQDQSEEDEKDNGRLQRTGTKKRRFTPEIGASNGKRIRKKQLASNYYEDADELMDEMEHDTEIAFMIKSKARRRGSPGRGKINRSCSVDSGVKDESKNNTSYTSSSSPPSSPNSSVSVLRWDRSRCTSRHIKDNGDVCFKCHQCMQESKTIVSCSKCENNSYCIRCIKEWYPHMKVQEVKELCPFCRRNCNCNACLHSTGMIKTPKRDISDYEKAQHLAHLIRSMLPFLKEFSDEQKEEIQIEANIQGESLSNIIIEQTLCYNDERVYCNHCATSIVDLHRSCPKCLYELCLSCCREIRQGCLLDRAEVKFQYRNMGCEYIHGGDPSPECCSLEAPDNHIEPLTGWNEPLTGWSANDDNSITCAPKEMGGCGESNLALKRILPCDWIASLEAKAKTVLDICETKYCTFKHECGERRIDMLRKAASREDSCDNFLYCPDSRDTLKEGDLLHFREHWINGEPVIVQNVLEQANGLSWEPMVMWRALSENMDPNSTSQFSEVKTIDCLAGCEVEINTRQFFEGYTEGRMYGNLWPEMLKLKDWPPSDKFENLLPRHCDEFITALPFQEYTDPRAGLLNLAVKLPPGVLKPDMGPKTYIAYGLVEELGRGDSVTKLHCDMSDAVNILTHTAEIKLGDEQKSAISMLKELHRAQDERELRNWVNSQSGQSGAQIGDEEIIEKTYNRELKVPEDDADGPTPSGSPCTEAVEETGGALWDIFRREDVPQLEAYLKKHYKEFRHTYCSLVERVIHPIHDQSFYLTMDHKRKLKEEFGVEPWTFVQSLGEAVFIPAGCPHQVRNLKSCTKVAVDFVSPENVHECLRLTKDFRQLPKNHRAREDKLEIKKMILYAVDQAVKDLEALVATQV
- the LOC112167797 gene encoding lysine-specific demethylase JMJ25 isoform X1, whose protein sequence is MQVLRVEEGRPGQYSDKDIGSGKREFSELLEHEKEELLQDQSEEDEKDNGRLQRTGTKKRRFTPEIGASNGKRIRKKQLASNYYEDADELMDEMEHDTEIAFMIKSKARRRGSPGRGKINRSCSVDSGVKDESKNNTSYTSSSSPPSSPNSSVSVLRWDRSRCTSRHIKQQDNGDVCFKCHQCMQESKTIVSCSKCENNSYCIRCIKEWYPHMKVQEVKELCPFCRRNCNCNACLHSTGMIKTPKRDISDYEKAQHLAHLIRSMLPFLKEFSDEQKEEIQIEANIQGESLSNIIIEQTLCYNDERVYCNHCATSIVDLHRSCPKCLYELCLSCCREIRQGCLLDRAEVKFQYRNMGCEYIHGGDPSPECCSLEAPDNHIEPLTGWNEPLTGWSANDDNSITCAPKEMGGCGESNLALKRILPCDWIASLEAKAKTVLDICETKYCTFKHECGERRIDMLRKAASREDSCDNFLYCPDSRDTLKEGDLLHFREHWINGEPVIVQNVLEQANGLSWEPMVMWRALSENMDPNSTSQFSEVKTIDCLAGCEVEINTRQFFEGYTEGRMYGNLWPEMLKLKDWPPSDKFENLLPRHCDEFITALPFQEYTDPRAGLLNLAVKLPPGVLKPDMGPKTYIAYGLVEELGRGDSVTKLHCDMSDAVNILTHTAEIKLGDEQKSAISMLKELHRAQDERELRNWVNSQSGQSGAQIGDEEIIEKTYNRELKVPEDDADGPTPSGSPCTEAVEETGGALWDIFRREDVPQLEAYLKKHYKEFRHTYCSLVERVIHPIHDQSFYLTMDHKRKLKEEFGVEPWTFVQSLGEAVFIPAGCPHQVRNLKSCTKVAVDFVSPENVHECLRLTKDFRQLPKNHRAREDKLEIKKMILYAVDQAVKDLEALVATQV
- the LOC112167797 gene encoding lysine-specific demethylase JMJ25 isoform X2, which produces MQVLRVEEGRPGQYSDKDIGSGKREFSELLEHEKEELLQDQSEEDEKDNGRLQRTGTKKRRFTPEIGASNGKRIRKKQLASNYYEDADELMDEMEHDTEIAFMIKSKARRRGSPGRGKINRSCSVDSGVKDESKNNTSYTSSSSPPSSPNSSVSVLRWDRSRCTSRHIKQDNGDVCFKCHQCMQESKTIVSCSKCENNSYCIRCIKEWYPHMKVQEVKELCPFCRRNCNCNACLHSTGMIKTPKRDISDYEKAQHLAHLIRSMLPFLKEFSDEQKEEIQIEANIQGESLSNIIIEQTLCYNDERVYCNHCATSIVDLHRSCPKCLYELCLSCCREIRQGCLLDRAEVKFQYRNMGCEYIHGGDPSPECCSLEAPDNHIEPLTGWNEPLTGWSANDDNSITCAPKEMGGCGESNLALKRILPCDWIASLEAKAKTVLDICETKYCTFKHECGERRIDMLRKAASREDSCDNFLYCPDSRDTLKEGDLLHFREHWINGEPVIVQNVLEQANGLSWEPMVMWRALSENMDPNSTSQFSEVKTIDCLAGCEVEINTRQFFEGYTEGRMYGNLWPEMLKLKDWPPSDKFENLLPRHCDEFITALPFQEYTDPRAGLLNLAVKLPPGVLKPDMGPKTYIAYGLVEELGRGDSVTKLHCDMSDAVNILTHTAEIKLGDEQKSAISMLKELHRAQDERELRNWVNSQSGQSGAQIGDEEIIEKTYNRELKVPEDDADGPTPSGSPCTEAVEETGGALWDIFRREDVPQLEAYLKKHYKEFRHTYCSLVERVIHPIHDQSFYLTMDHKRKLKEEFGVEPWTFVQSLGEAVFIPAGCPHQVRNLKSCTKVAVDFVSPENVHECLRLTKDFRQLPKNHRAREDKLEIKKMILYAVDQAVKDLEALVATQV